A window of Flammeovirga kamogawensis genomic DNA:
CTTCTATTAAAATTATGGCATTAACCATGTTAGGTGAAAGTCAGCATATAAAAAAGATGCTGGCAGAAGGAGCAATGGGTTATCTATTAAAAAATTGTAGCGAAGCTGAATTAATTAATGGTATTAAAATGGTAAATGCAGGTGGGACGTATTACTCGCCAGAAGTAACAAATGCAATTATTAATAATATAAGAAAAGTAAAACCGCAAAAGTCTAATGTAGCTTTAGAAGTAGCTCTATCTGAAAGAGAAACAGAAGTGTTACATCTTATTTTAAAAGAAAGAACAAATAAAGAAATAGCAGAAGAGTTGTTTATTAGTTTGAGAACTGTAGATGCTCATAAAAGAAATTTATTAGATAAAACGGGTAGTAAAAACTTGGCAGGTCTAATTTTATATGCTTTAGATAAAGAACTATTCGATGATATTTAAATCACATTATAATCTTAACTATTCGTGTAAATAGGTAATTCTCTAATAGAGGTATTTATATGCTGTATTACTTTTGTATATGAACCTAAGTTACATGAATATTTTGATTGGAAATGACAACAATCTAAATAGCAAACTAATAGAAGAAATTAAAATATTGACGCCGATTGAACGAATGACTTTGACAGATTTAGAACAAAAGAATATTGAACAGGTACCTGATGGGTATTTATTTATTAATCTTTTAGATACTATAATACAGTCAAGTGTAATATTACGTCAATTAAAAGAAAAATTTCCTAAGCATACAATCATAGCTATGCATTGTTTTCAAGTAGATCATATGATTGAATCTTTGATACAAGAAGGATTTGATGCGTATATCTCAGTATTAAATTTTGAAGAGGGAATACATGATGTAATTACCTCAGCCTGATTTATCTTTTTCCTCATTCAGCAAACTATTGAAAAGTATGTTTGTCTAACTTTAATAAAGACTTTTTCGAAATTCGAAGAAGTCTTTTTTTAATGTCAAAAAGTAAATAGGCTTAATAAAAAAATCCCCCATTTAACTGAATAAATGAGGGGTTTAATATATTTAAGTTTAGACTAAGCTAAACCACTGTTTTCCATTCTTTCAAGGTTATCAGCGATACGTAAACGATCGATAAATTCTTGAATTTCACCATCCATTACGGTTGGTAAATTATATACAGAATAATTAATACGGTGATCTGTTACACGACCTTGAGGATAATTGTACGTACGGATCTTATCTGATCTAGAACCAGAACCAACCATTGATTTACGCTCTGCACCAACTTCTTCTTGTTGTTTCTTTACCTCAATAGCATATAAACGAGATTTCAATTCTTTTAATGCTTTATCGTAGTTTTTCAGCTTAGATTTTTCATCTTGACACTGTACAATAATACCTGTAGGAAGGTGAGTTAAACGAATAGCTGAATATGTAGTGTTTACAGACTGACCACCAGGACCTGAAGAACAGAATTCATCTCGACGGATATCAGACATGTTTAATTCAATTTCGATATCATCCATTTCTGGAAGAACAGCAACAGAAGCTACAGATGTATGAATACGTCCTTGAGATTCTGTAGCGGGTACACGTTGAACACGGTGTACACCTGCTTCATATTTCAACATACCATAAGCATCTTCACCTTGGATGTTAGCAACAATTTTAGAGAATCCACCAGCAGTACCATCAACAAAATCGGTAATACTTAATTTCCATCTCTTTTTCTCACAGAAACGTTGGTATAAACGGAGTAAATCACCTGCAAAAATTGCAGCTTCGTCTCCACCTGCACCTGCTCTGATTTCAAAGATTGCGTTTTTAGAATCATTAGGATCTTTAGGAATTAAAAGCATTTTTAACTCCTCTTCAATTACAGGAATTCCCTCTTGAAGTTCGTCAAGTTCCATTTTTGCCATCTCACGTAACTCAGAATCTTTCTCTTCTTCTAAGATTTCTTTTGCTTCGTCGATACCTTCTAGCATAGTTTTATATGCTAAATAACGCTCCACAACTTTCTGAAGATCCTTGTATTCTTTATTTAATTTGGCGTAAAGCTTCATATCTGATACAGTTTCAGGCTGTACCAATTCTTCACTTACTTGATCAAAACGATCTTTTATTTTTTTGAGTTTATCTAACATCTCTCGACTTCTTTGCTTATTTTTTACAAATGTACGGTTTTTTGGCTATTTATTTACTCTTCCGTAACACCTTACCCTTCTCATCCCACTCATATTTGATCTTTGGGCCACTATAATCCTTACGATAAACATTGTTTTTATTACGGTATTTTGTAATCCGATGTTTTCTTTGTTTACCTCTTTTATCTACGGCATCATAGTATTCTGTCCAATCTCCAATTTTATATCCATATTTGTAAGAACCCACCATTTTTTTACGACCATTCTCGTAAAATGATTGGTAAATACCACTCAATTCTCCAAGTTGATAAGGAATAACCTCTTTTACTTTAGTTTGTTTAGAATCGTAATAAGTGATTTCAGCATCTTTAGGAAATCCCATATAATAGAATTTTTTATCCTTTATATCTTTGTTTTTTCCATACCAAACCCATCGTCCAGTTAGAGTGCCTTTGTAAAATTGCCCTGTAGTTACAGTATCTTTATCTACTATTTTTACATATGTGCCATGTAATGGTAACCCGTATTTAGGGTTTGAAGTACCTTGTCTTTCAATCTTTTTTTCTTCTAGATTGAAATAATATTTTAATGGAGAATAAGGATCAGGTTTTTCATATTCAGGTAAAGAATAAAATAATTCAAATACTACTCTTCCTTTTGATAAAGATCTAGTGTATTGTCTTTTTGTTTTTATTCCCCAAAATACATTTTTCTTTTTCTTCTTCTTTTTTTTGATAATTGCTTGTTCTTCTGGTGCACCAGGATTAAGCTCAATAGTAGGATCATCATCTTCAAGAGAATCCATTTCAACTACCATCGGTTTTTTTTCTTTTATTGCTTCTTCATTGCCATCCTCATCAATTACTTGAGAAAAGCTATTGCTTGAAAAGCTTAAAAAAAGAAGTATAAAAAGGAAGTTTAGTCTAAGTAAAAAAAACAATTTATTCATTTCAGAAAAAATCTTTATTTAAAAATCATCGCCATCGTCTTCATCTTCAACAGGAAGACTATCCATACTCCCATCCTCTTCATCATCCGAAGACGAATTATCATCATCAACTCCACCAAAATCATTTCCAAAATCATCTTCAGGTTCTGGCTCTAGAGATTTTGATAGATCACTTTCATAGCGACTTGGAATTTCCATACCGTCATGATAGTTGTTATAATAGGACTCTAAAAAGGCAAATGTAGCTTCAGCCGTAATAGGAGTTACATCTTTTTGCTTTTTTAGTTCTTCCATTAATGTAGAATTAGAACTCAAGATACTCAATTCCCCTTGTTGTTGACGAATATAATACCAAGTACCTGTTGGTCCTTCTAAGAAAACATTAATTACGTCGTCTGTTGGAGCTGCTTCTCCTCTTGTTTCATCTTTAGGTATTTCTATAAAACCATCAATAACTGTATTGATATCTTCACCAAAAGCAGAGAGTAATTTTATTTTATCTCCTTTAGAGTGGAAAGCATAAGTTTCGTTATCCCAAACAAGTTCATTATCAAGAATTACTAGATAATTGCCTAATAATCTAATAATATCTTGTCCATTTAAATAATTATTAAATTGATCATTTGTAAATAATGGAACAATTTGATGGTTTAAGTCACCTAAACTATCTATCTCATAATCTTCAGAAATAACACGTTTAACACCTTCTTTGTTCGACCTTAGATCAGAAAGTAATGTAGCAGATACTCTTGATGAAAGTTTTGGACCAATAGCAAAAGAAGCATTTAATTTAATTTCATCTATTCCGTGAATGGCAACACCTGAGACAGAAGATTTTATTCTTTCAATTTTATTTTTCTCAATAATAGGTAAGAAGTCAAATCTACCATGGAATTCTAATTCGTTACTTTTTGGAGTATAACTTAACCAGTTTCCATAGATAGAAGCAAAGAATTCATCCTCACCCATTTCTAATGCTTTATAATATGTAAAAGGTTTAACATGGTAGGTACCATCATTACTTGTACCATCATTTGATTCAAAAACAAGTCTACCTTCTATATCAAATAATTTTCTGTGATCAGTTCTATAACCATCTGCTCTTTCAATAAATGCATTGTATAAATACCCATTATTTTGATCGTAATAGATACCTGTTTGTAAAGGAAGTTTTTCTAAGCTAGAAATTAATTTATTAGTAACGTTTACATGAGCTGTCGAGTCTTTTTCATCATCATCATTTGTGGAATGATATGAAAACCATTGAGTATCTTCTCCGACAATATGTAACCTAGCGTTGCCATCTTTAAAGCGTGCAACTTTTTTATTTTCAACTAAACCAAATTTACCAAAATAATCAAGTCCACCTACAAACAACAAAGGATCTTCTTGTTCGATGACACCATAAGCTCTATTCTGGATCGTATTTTCTAGTTCATCATTAATAAATTCTTTTGCAATAATTCTATCAATGTTAATTTCTTTTTCTTCATTCAGCTCATTCTTATAAAGGTATGTACCTGTAGCATTCACTTCTTTACTAGATACAAGCTCAACATTTGCATTGTAGACAGTGTGGAATTTAGTATAACGGCTTAGAATAATCTGAGCATTTTCTAAATGTTCTATCTGAGCATCTTTATTTATTCTAATAGTTTGGTTTAACGTGTCTGGGTGAATATCTAAATTACTTACTTTGATCTTATCTACATTAAAGATTTGAAGCTTATTTGTGGCCAAATCATAACTAGCAGAATCTCCTTCTATAGTTAAAGAATCTTGCTCTGGTGCGTTAGAAATAAATTTACCCTTTGTTCCATTTTCCCCAGACATTGTAATATTCTTGGCATTAATATCCCATAATGCACTATTAATTGATGTTTGAAAGTTTACAAAAGGAAATGTTAAACTAGAATTTTCGTATAAACCTTGTTCTGTTTTTAAGAGCACTTTATTTTCGATCACATTTCTAGCAACTCTAACATCCTGTCCTAACATTGAGGGACTACCTTCTATACTAGAATTGATTTCGAAAACTGAATTTCTACTGATATATCCTTCTTTTTGGAATCTGAAATTATCAGATTTATTAGATGATTCTTCTGTTTCTAAAAGTCCACGCCCAAAAACTTTAGTAGGCATTAAGGCGAGATTGCCAGAAAATTTAATGTTAGAATTATAAATAGTGAAAGGTTCTTCATGAGTACCTGTAAAGTTCATACTATCACGATTTACATACCACATTAAATCGTAGGTCGTCATATCTACTCTTGGGTGAATATCAGATTCGATAACACCTTGTGTACCGTGAGTGCTTAGGGAGTCTGAATAGAAGATAAAATCTTTTGATTGGAATTTACTATTTAGATATTCTAAGGTTCCTTCGCCTCTAATTCCTTTATGGTTTAAAGTAATTTTACCATCAAAATTACCTTTTCCACGAATGGAGTCTTTATTATTTATATATCGAGGATTAAGATATATAGGCCACCCAAGTTCAGATCCCCAAGGTTCGTTATGGTTTGTTTCTCTTTCTAAAGCAAAAATACCAGTAGTAGGATCCATTTTTACTTCATCTTGAAATGTAGGGAATATACCGCCTGTATTTAAAAGACCAGTAAAAGAAACATCAACATGTATTTCTGATGCATCGACAGTGAAAGTATCTAATTCAAAAACGATACGTTTATCATAAACTCCATTTAATACAGATGGACGATCATAATAGATTCTACCACCTTTACTACTGTCTGATTTTGCATTAAAAGAAGGATATCCGTCTATATCAAGTAAACCACTTTTATTAAAAGGCTTATTGATGTATAAAGTACCACCTGTATCAACTAATGGGTTAGGAGACTCTTTCGCTTTATTTGTAGTGGTATCTCTCACAATAAAATTAATGGAGTCTACTTTTGTTAGATGAATTAAAAAACTATCATAGTTAAAAGTGAATTCTTCACCTCTAAAAATATATGCTCCAGCTGTAAATTTACCGCCAAAGGTAAATTCTCTATTGTCTTTAACTTTAATACCTGCACTATCAGGTTGTGCATATACGTTTAAAGAATCTGAAATAGAGAAATAGACTACTTTTTTTAGTAATAAAGTTGAACTATCGTTTAATGATAATGATGCATTAGGTGTATTATCATCTGGTACAATTGCAGGAATATTTATATTGTCAAAGTCTCTTTCTATTAATGCATTTTCTTGATTAACTGATAAGTTTTCGAAGTTTAATCGAGAAGTCATTGCTAGCCTTTTTCTTTCATTAGAAGCAAAAAAGTAGCGGTCATAATATTGGTAAGCTTTAGGGTTAAGTTTAACAATTTGAGAGTAAGAATTATATTCAACTAAGCCCTCCAAAGCCATGCTTTGAAGACTTTCAATAAATTGTTCTTTATTTATTTTTAAATCATCTGCTAAGGCTGATGCATCAAAGCATTTTTTTCTTGTTGCTCTAGAGTAGTTTACGATAACCATTAATGGTTGGAACTTCTTAAAACCTTGTATTCTAGAAACAAAGCCAGTTTTAAAGAAATCCTGTGATTCTACAATAAGTGGGATAACTTTTTCGCCACCAATAATTCTAAAGTCTAGTGAGTCTTTTTGAAGGTCCCAAGTTACAGCGTCAGCAAAAACATTTAGATGCTGTGCAGACAATGTAAATGGATTAAAGCGATAAATATCAGTTGTTTTTCTAAAATATACACTTTGAGTACTATCCGTAGTAGTTAAACTAGTATTTACAGATGGATGAGCAATAGTATCATTTGCATCATAG
This region includes:
- a CDS encoding toxin-antitoxin system YwqK family antitoxin, which codes for MNKLFFLLRLNFLFILLFLSFSSNSFSQVIDEDGNEEAIKEKKPMVVEMDSLEDDDPTIELNPGAPEEQAIIKKKKKKKKNVFWGIKTKRQYTRSLSKGRVVFELFYSLPEYEKPDPYSPLKYYFNLEEKKIERQGTSNPKYGLPLHGTYVKIVDKDTVTTGQFYKGTLTGRWVWYGKNKDIKDKKFYYMGFPKDAEITYYDSKQTKVKEVIPYQLGELSGIYQSFYENGRKKMVGSYKYGYKIGDWTEYYDAVDKRGKQRKHRITKYRNKNNVYRKDYSGPKIKYEWDEKGKVLRKSK
- a CDS encoding response regulator, which produces MEQIKLFLVDDHKMIREGLKNFLLEDDLFKIVGEAANGKECLALLEQNHEIDILLTDMNMPEMDGLELVQIVKEKYPSIKIMALTMLGESQHIKKMLAEGAMGYLLKNCSEAELINGIKMVNAGGTYYSPEVTNAIINNIRKVKPQKSNVALEVALSERETEVLHLILKERTNKEIAEELFISLRTVDAHKRNLLDKTGSKNLAGLILYALDKELFDDI
- the prfA gene encoding peptide chain release factor 1, whose amino-acid sequence is MLDKLKKIKDRFDQVSEELVQPETVSDMKLYAKLNKEYKDLQKVVERYLAYKTMLEGIDEAKEILEEEKDSELREMAKMELDELQEGIPVIEEELKMLLIPKDPNDSKNAIFEIRAGAGGDEAAIFAGDLLRLYQRFCEKKRWKLSITDFVDGTAGGFSKIVANIQGEDAYGMLKYEAGVHRVQRVPATESQGRIHTSVASVAVLPEMDDIEIELNMSDIRRDEFCSSGPGGQSVNTTYSAIRLTHLPTGIIVQCQDEKSKLKNYDKALKELKSRLYAIEVKKQQEEVGAERKSMVGSGSRSDKIRTYNYPQGRVTDHRINYSVYNLPTVMDGEIQEFIDRLRIADNLERMENSGLA